The genomic interval ccaaattaatatagttgattcagagttcgttttgaaatttcaacctgcgtgtcctagTCGCATCTGGTGTGTGTGGACAAAATAAACATGCGCGCACGCCCGGTGTAGTCAGCATgttacggtcggatgccaagcagttgccataccaagcggtgatacagccaagatgctctcagtggtgcagctgtagaagtttgaggatctgagggcccatgtcaaatcttttcagactcCAGAGGGAgcagaggcattgtcgtgccttcttcatgactgtgttggtgtgtttggaccatgatagttccttagtgatgtggacacagaggaacttgaagctgttgatgtaaatgggggcgtgctcggccctccgtttcctgtggtccacgatcagctcctttgtcttgctgacgttgagggagaggttgttgtctctaacctcctccctataagctgtttcatcgtcgtcggtgatttggcctaccactgtcgtgtcgtctgcaaacttaatgatggtgttgcagTCGTGCGTGGGCACGCAGTCATGGacgaacagggagtagaggaggagactaagcacgcacccctgaggtgccctcgtgttgagggtcagcgtggtggatgtgttgttgcctacctttaccacctggaggtggcccgtcaggaagtccaggatccagttgcagagggaggtgttcagtcgcaggatctttagcttagtgatgagcttggatggcactatggtgttgaacgctgaactgtagttATTGAACAGTATTCTCTCACAGGTTttctttttgtccagatggggaagggcagtgtggagtgcaatagagattgcgtcatctgtggatcttttggggtggtatgtgaattggagtggctCCAGGGTGTTTAGgattatggtgttgatgtgagccatgaccagcctttcaaagcatttcattcgCACAGATGTAAGTGCTACggtgcgatagtcatttagacaggttaccttggcgttcttgggcacagggaatatggtggtctgtttgaaacatgtaggtattacatactgggtcagggagagtttgaaaatgtcagtgaagagacttgccagctggtcagcgcatgctctgagtacatgtcctggtaatccgtctggccctgcggctctGTGAATGTTtagctgtttaaaggtcttactcacacagtcgtccggaacagctggtgctctcatgcatggttcagtgttgcttgcctcaaagtgagcatagatggtatttagcttgtctggtaggcttgcatcacggggcagctcgcggctgggcttccctttgtaaaCCGTGATGGTTTGCAAGACCTGCCACATCCAAccagcgtcggagccggtgtagcaaGACACTTTGCATTTGTTTGATAGCTCGTTGGGGGGCGTAGtggaatttcttataagcgtccggtatagtgtcccgctccttgaaagaagcagctcttgcctttagctcagtgcagatgttgcctgtaatccatggcttctggttggggtatgtacgtactcgttactgtggggacgacatcgttgatgcacttattaatgaagccgatgactgatgtggtaaactcctcaatgccatcggatgaatcctggaccatattccagtctgtgctagcaaaacagtcctgtagtttagcatccgcttcatcaaaTCATTTCCGTACTGAGTGCGTTACTGGTACTTCCTACTGTCTATGTTCAGATCTACAATGATTAGAAGATGTTTGAGCCACATGTAAATATATGAGAATTTAACTAATATGAGTCTTAGGTGGAAGTTCCTCACCTTCCATATCTTGTTTTAAATCTCATCACCACATCTCCTTATCTTAATGAGATACTGACGCTGTGACTAGAAGAAACCCATGTTGAATTTTTAATCAGGCACTTACAAAGACAGCTATTTTTGGTTCTCAGGTAGAGGACCCTGGCAGGGGGCTATATATATACATGATGACCCACTTCAGTCCCCTCTCCCTCAGGGCTCATTCATACATGACACAGGTACTACTGTACCTCTGGATAAACCCTGTTGAGGGTGGCTTCCACTCTGTCTtagatatacactactgttcaaaagtttggggtcacttagaaatgtccttgttttagaaagaaaagcacattttttgtccattaaaataacataaaatgtatcagaaatacagtttagacattgttcatgttgtaaatgactattgtagctggaaacagctgatttttaattgaatatctacataggcgtacagaggcccattatcagcaaccatcactcctgtgttccaatggcacgctgtgttagctaatccaagtttatcattataaaaggctaattgatcattagaaaccctttttgcaattatgttagcaaagctgaaaactgttgttctgattaaagaagcaataaaactggcctttagactagttgagtatctggagcattagcatttgtgggttcgattacaggctcaaaatggccagaaacaaagaactttcttctgaaactcgtcagtctattcttgttctgagaaatgaaggctattccatgcgagaaattgccaagaaactaaagatttcgtacaacgctgtgtaccactcccttcacagacagcgcaaactgtctctaaccagaatagaaagaggaatgggaggccctggtgcacaactgagcaagttgaggacttgtgaggcgtctgtttctcaaactagacactaatgtacttgtcctcttgctcatatTGTATAAATGGAACGGATGGTAACAGTTCACTTGAGCTGTCTGTAATAAGGCCtacataacactgtcataacCAGATGTTTCAGCCAcatagacacacgcacacacacactctcacagacacacacctgacCATTCTGTGTGTCTAGATTCCAGATGACGGAGGCAGCACTGGCCATGTCGGAACAGAAGAACCACAACCTGGGAGAGCTGCTGACCAGAGTGAAGACTGAGAAAGACGAgcagagagaacgacagagcagggagaggaagaaGGAACAAGAGGTATGAATGGAGGGAAGGTACTCGGGAAGGTACTCGGGAGGGGGGACTGACgtacagatggtctggttaagATGTATGTGAGCTTAACGTTGTGGCGTGTGTGTTTTGGTTCTGCAGGACAGTGCTCTGAGGGAAGGGAAGCTTCTCAGAGAGATGAACAGCATGTCAGAGACAAACGTACAGCTCAAGAATAAGGTATGAAGTTGTGTGGGCGCTTATGTGTATGAATATAATGTTCGTGTTTTTGATGCAGTACCTAAGCTGTTTATGGAGTCAGTCTctctttatctgtgtgtgtgtttagttggaGAAGATGGAGAGCAGGTGTAAGTCTCAGCAGGACCAGATTTTTGAGCTGAAGCAGGAGCTCACCAACAGCACAGCAGAGCTAAAGCTACGGCTAGCACAGgcagaaggtacacacacacacacacacacacacacacacacacacacacacacacacacacacacacacacacacacacacacacacacacacacacagagtatacTCAATCTCTTTTCTCCCCCTCAGAGCGTTTGGAGATGGAGAAGAAGAGATCTAAACAGTCTCTGGAGGACATGGATAACCTTCGACAGAAAGAGGTAGAGAAGACAACCTGCTGTCTGACCATGTCTCTCACTAAATATACAACagactctctctttttccctctattGAGTGTACATTGTGGGTTTGTGTGCGTGTAGGTGGACCATGTGAATCGTCACCTTGACGAGAGTGAGAGGGCTCTACAGGACCGGATCCTCAAACTGGAGGGACAGCGGATACAGCTGGAGGAGGTCAGCTCTTTATATTGGATATTTTTGATAATGTATTGCCTTCAGTAAATCACAATTAAATTCCAATGAACATTATGTGACACAAGATCCCTATAGATGACAGTACGGAGGTGtaactgtgtctctctgtcctgaaCTGTCTTGTAGGAGTTGAGCAGGGCCAAGGCAGCCTGTGTTACAGAGAGAGCCCAGGCAGAGGAGGAACTGGGGAAGGTGCGGGTACAGGTTCGCCTGGAGGAGGTactttatacacctgttgtagaACAACTCAATGTAATAGGTTACAAACTGTGTTTGTTTGTCCGGGTctctgtgtatcagtgtgtgtgcctGACATTTGGAAAAGCAGTAACAATGTGAGGATTcaactctttcttctctctcccctcctctgtctgAGCAGCAGCAGCGTGTGAGTGGGTTAGAGGAGAAGCTGCGTGGGTTGCGTCAGTCCCGTGATGAGTCCCAGAGCCACTGTTCCCAGCAGAAACAGACCATAGCTGAGCTGCAGGCTCGTAGCGGACAGCAGAGCATCGAGACAGACGGACTACGACGCAGGATAGAGGAGCTGCAGCAGGTCAGATTGGGAATGTGTCAGAGAGACCACTGGCACAaaacaaccaactatacacactgaaacaataCCTAGATCAAGTACAGTGTAGTTGTCTTACATTTGTCTGGGACAATTTGATGCTTATAACTGATTTCTACTGATTGATATAATCAGGTTGGTGAATTCTCAGCACTGAATGATGTTCATATGAGTAAGGGCAGAGACAACGTCGTGTGGGAGTTGTATGTTTACTGGGATGATAATATTTGCGCTTTGGTGTAATTAATGTAGAGAATTTGTCCCCCCCCCTCCAGGAGTTGTCTGGTAAGGACCAGGAGAAGGTTGCGGAGGTGAGTCGGGTCAGGGTGGAGCTACAGGAGCAGATGGGACACCTGCAGGCTGAGAGGACCGCACAGGGAGGACTGAAGGAGAAGATAGCTGCTcttgagagagagatgaaaggtatgcacattctcctcctctccctgtcagacactctctctcccatctcctctcttcatccTACCTCTGTCCTCTTTTCTACATAAGGCCCATCTCACCCTTTCTCCCTCGCCTCtcacctgtcctccctctctgttttacagtTTACATAATTTGTTGACACACTTGAAGCAACCCGTATTtgttctgtgtatgtgtcttGTCTACCACAGTGCTGGCCAGTAACCACAGAGAGGCCATCCTGGACAAGGAGAGTGAGATATCATCTCTGTTTGAGAAGCTGCgactgagagaggcagagatccagaggatgagagaggacgAGGCTCAGAGAGCTAGCTTCCTCCAGAACGCTATACTCACATACGTACAGGGGTCACCGCTGCACTACAGTCCTAAGAAATGACCTCTGACTTCTAACCTTTGACCCTTCCCATCCTTATGTAGGGACTAAGTACAGGGGTCACCACTTTGGTTCTGCCATCCCAAGAAATAACCTCTGACCCCGAACCCCTGTCCCATTTACCCCTACAACCTTGTGCCCATACACCCTCACAAGTGTGGGACACTAAAGTGACCCAAACCTTTCTATTCCACCCATACTCCATGTGTTCCTTTCcggtctttccccctctcccctttggTCCCTCCAAACCACCCCAGCACAAAATATCAACAGCACAGATATTCACCTCTAGACATCCTCAGCTTcgggtgtacagtgcattcgtaaagtattcagaccccttgactttttccacattttgttacgttatatagccttattctaaaattgattcaattgtatttttccccatcaatctacacacactaccccataatgacaaagcaaaaacaggtttttccaaatacaaaactgaaatatcacatttacataagtattcagacctttaactcagtacttttttgaagcacctttgtcagcgattacagcctcgagtcttcttgggtatgacgctacaagcttggcacacctgtatttggggagtttctcccattcttctctgcagatcctctcaagttctgtcaggttggatggggagcgtgctgcacagctattttcaggtctctccagagatgttcaattgggttcaagaccaggctctggctgggccactcaagaacattgagAGTCTTGTCCCGAAGCCGCTCTTGagtgtatgcttagggtcgttgtcctgttgaaaggtgaacattcgccctagtctgaggtctctgtactttggtctgttcatctttccctcgatcttcactagtctcccattccctgccactgtaaaacacccccacagcatgatgctgccaccaccatgcttcaccgtagggatggtgccaggtttcctccagacgtgacgattggcattcaggccaaagcgttcaatcttggtttcatcagaccagagaatcttgtttctcatggtcagagtcctttaggtgtcttttggcaaactccaagcgggctgtcatgttcctttttactgaggagtggcttctgtctggccgctctaccataaaggcctgattggtgaagtgctgcagagatgggagaaccttccaaaaggacaaccatctccacagaggaactctagagctctgtcagagtgaccatcgggttcttggtcacctccctaactaaggcccttcttccccgattgctcagtttggccgggcgactatctctaggaagagacttggtgcttccaaacttcttccatttaagaatgatggaggccactgtgttcttggggaccttcagtgctgcagaaatgtgttggtacccttccccagatctgtgcctcgacacaatcctgtctcggagctctacagacaattcctttgacatcatggcttggtttttgctctgacatgcactgtcaactgtgggaccttatatagacaggtgtttgcctttccaaatcatgtcaaatcaattgaatttaccacaggtggactccaagttgtagaaacatctcaaggatgatcaatggaaacaggatgaacctgagctaaattcctagtctcatagcaaagggtctgaatacttatgtaaatatggtacttctgttttttatttataatacaCTTGCAAAATAAATAAGAAAGTaacttttttctttgtcattatagggtgttttgtgtagattgatgaggggaaaaaacgatttcatccattttagaataaggaggTGACctaacaaaatgtcaaaaaagtaaaggggtctgaatacattctgaataCACTGTAGTTTCTCTCAGACTCAGTCCGGGATAGTAATAAACTGTTGTGTTCACAAGCTACTTACACCAGGTTTTAAGATGTGCTCATCGATATCAATGACTGACAGTTATTACATATCACAATCCTTGAAGCTTTTATGGTTGTACAAATCAAGTGAAATTGAATGGTGTGTGATTAGAGCTGTGACAGTCATAATATTTTGTCAGATGGTTATTGTAATGCAAAAGACTGCCTGTCCCACtggtaattgaccattaattaacatcTCCAGGCGTGCCTTTGGAAcatcaacattttaaaaagtctaagtCAATTTACTATACACCATcagaataaatccattatttattttagtcaggtcAAAAGAAAAGGTATTTCAGAATATCAGTTGACCTACTGTAACTTATGTTATCTGGCTTTGCTCCGTGccgtaggctgtaggcttgttcatttagatgacaagatatgcttagaaatcctgtgccattattttatgattttatagtaataagaatataattgaacttagcaGAATAAAATAGAAATATATTTTTCACATTACAGAGCGACTGCGCATATGAAGTGACTATGTTGAGCGTGAAAGTGATCTTTTGAAACAACAGGTCTTTACTATGTAAAATTACTTTTGAATTTAGAATGGCCCGTTATCAAATGGACAGAAAGAGGAGCAGGGGTAAAAGTAGATGTCATCTGTATGCACTGGAATAGCGAATGAAGGCCACGCGCTTTCTTGCCAGTCCGTTTTGTAATCTACTTCGGTTTTATAGCAGAGAATGTGCTtaatatgagcagctgagaaataaatattacTCTTATTTCACTCCatgcatcaaccactgtttgagaaGCATGCTCTCACTGCCCCATTAGGTGATATTCCGCCCAAACGCtttatgccatgggctctccaaccctggtcctgcagctacccagtgcttaatttgggaaaccaagtgaaatctgttcgggaacatcgATAATAACATGTTTTCGCAACGAATCGTAATTTTAATTCAGGTTTCTTTTTTTCGGGTTTGGGCTCATAAGCCTATGCAAATGCAGAAGCTCTAAAATATGTATGGGTGTATTAAATGAAATCACtgtccattttgttgtgttaggctttgaaacaacatccacaacaaccacttactgtttcaacctgctgttgaacttctttcttcaaattgatcatcacagtgaggtgagttttaaagtactataggcctactgttttgatgtgtttgatgtgtttttcgattgcatttgcattgatgtcagagtggttagagggacactagagctctgagtaccaggccattagtgaCCTGATGGTAGTGTTATGTCCAGAGTACATAAAAGGAGATTACCATGACTCAACCTTCACatggaattttactgcggtcTTGACTCATGACTGCAGGTGTGGCAGTAATatggtcaccacaacagccctatgTGTGATGTACATTTTTCTATGTGTTTATATGGTTTTTGCACTGCAGTTTTGGGATTGGTACTGCGTTTTTTTTTCTCAATAAAAACTTGTTTTTTGTTAAGTTTAGGCTAAATTGTTTAGTCATAAATCAACAAGATTCCATTTTTTTAATCAATGGTTGTCAATGGTTGTCAAAAGTACAGCTTTTGATATTGTCAGGAAGAGTGGGGTTTGCCCGATTACACAAGCTGGCAatgtgtaaacacacaacaaaacaGCATGTTTCAGATGCTTTCAGTGTCTCTGGCATTCTAGTCTACAAGCGTTCAGGCAAGAGGATGGTTAAAGACAGCGGCCACCTGTAGTCTCTTGCGGCGGTGTGGGCGAGTAGGCACTCTGTCTTCCAAACTGCTCCACTTGAGTGAGGTCCAGCCTGCACTCTTGTGCCAGTCAGTGGATTAGGGAATGCTTTACAGGTGTACTGATTAGTAATCCTGCACAGTTGTGTTGGGTGAGCAGAGCTGTAGCACTGTCTTCTGTTGGCCTGGTGCTGAAGGTAGTGCAGCCTTCCACAGTGCTGCAGCCAGTgccgctgtccatggtgctgaagtgAGCACACCTCTCTCCTGTGCTGATGTGGGTGgctctgtccatggtgctgcaCTGGGAATCCTTCAGCCACACCTATGCCCATGCCTTTCATAGTGCCACAGATATCGTTGATCGTAACTTATTTCTGAAATGTAGGTGTTATGGATTTACATCCTCTGCCTTATCATGGAagagagttacctatctaataaaACACAGAGGGTTTTCTATAATGGAAGCCTCTAATGCAAATTCGGttgagtgtggtgtaccgcagggcagccgaCTTAGACCATTATTATTTTCTGTTTTTACTGATGACCTTCCAATGACCTtgaataaagcctgtgtgtctatgtaagcTGACGACTCAACTGTATAGACGTCAGCTACGACAATACAAAATATAAC from Salmo salar chromosome ssa28, Ssal_v3.1, whole genome shotgun sequence carries:
- the lrrc45 gene encoding leucine-rich repeat-containing protein 45 isoform X1 codes for the protein MEDFRRTYLRLCKEGGVEPQESVLAQLQETRGVAAGSRLDLRGHSLSVDTCAVLGKVLHKDTLFTELALSDCMLTEEGAKLLLNGLCANTTVKVLDLKGNNLRSTGAEALGKLLVRNKTLCRLVLEWNALGMWEEAFSVFCEGLATNACLTQLDLRNNQINHQGASELCLALKRNSTLQELDVRWNNIGLLGGRSFLEALQQNRTLTHLEMAGNNIPSDTLKALEQAMDHNSDRQSTMRESRSRTQVLSKEIQILKEEKGRQFLSLMETIDKQRDEMGRSTRSATTSIHVGQLQEALNERKSVVNSLTAKFQMTEAALAMSEQKNHNLGELLTRVKTEKDEQRERQSRERKKEQEDSALREGKLLREMNSMSETNVQLKNKLEKMESRCKSQQDQIFELKQELTNSTAELKLRLAQAEERLEMEKKRSKQSLEDMDNLRQKEVDHVNRHLDESERALQDRILKLEGQRIQLEEELSRAKAACVTERAQAEEELGKVRVQVRLEEQQRVSGLEEKLRGLRQSRDESQSHCSQQKQTIAELQARSGQQSIETDGLRRRIEELQQELSGKDQEKVAEVSRVRVELQEQMGHLQAERTAQGGLKEKIAALEREMKVLASNHREAILDKESEISSLFEKLRLREAEIQRMREDEAQRASFLQNAILTYVQGSPLHYSPKK
- the lrrc45 gene encoding leucine-rich repeat-containing protein 45 isoform X2, which produces MEDFRRTYLRLCKEGGVEPQESVLAQLQETRGVAAGSRLDLRGHSLSVDTCAVLGKVLHKDTLFTELALSDCMLTEEGAKLLLNGLCANTTVKVLDLKGNNLRSTGAEALGKLLVRNKTLCRLVLEWNALGMWEEAFSVFCEGLATNACLTQLDLRNNQINHQGASELCLALKRNSTLQELDVRWNNIGLLGGRSFLEALQQNRTLTHLEMAGNNIPSDTLKALEQAMDHNSDRQSTMRESRSRTQVLSKEIQILKEEKGRQFLSLMETIDKQRDEMGRSTRTTSIHVGQLQEALNERKSVVNSLTAKFQMTEAALAMSEQKNHNLGELLTRVKTEKDEQRERQSRERKKEQEDSALREGKLLREMNSMSETNVQLKNKLEKMESRCKSQQDQIFELKQELTNSTAELKLRLAQAEERLEMEKKRSKQSLEDMDNLRQKEVDHVNRHLDESERALQDRILKLEGQRIQLEEELSRAKAACVTERAQAEEELGKVRVQVRLEEQQRVSGLEEKLRGLRQSRDESQSHCSQQKQTIAELQARSGQQSIETDGLRRRIEELQQELSGKDQEKVAEVSRVRVELQEQMGHLQAERTAQGGLKEKIAALEREMKVLASNHREAILDKESEISSLFEKLRLREAEIQRMREDEAQRASFLQNAILTYVQGSPLHYSPKK